A stretch of DNA from Candidatus Neomarinimicrobiota bacterium:
AAGGATGGCAGTTCCTGAGCCAAAAGCTAGATCGCTGGCAATTCCCAGGGTAACCCCCCGGGCATTCATAGAAACTGTGACCTGACTCGAAAGCTCCTGCTCCACCACTAATTTTTTTACTTCTTTATTAATCTGACTTAAGGAAACCTTTTTGGACTTCTTTGCGGATCCTTTGTCCTTTTTAGTTGAATCACCAAATTGCTCCAGCTTGACGGGATCCAAAGTGGACATTGCAAAAAGGAGCACGAAAAAAGTCATGAGCAGGGTCATCATGTCAGCATAGGTGGTAAGCCAGCCGCCTTCGTCCTGTTGTTGCTTCTTTTTTGGTTCAATTGCCATTTAGTCCTCGTAAACCCTGTCACGTGGTGCAAGATATGAGTTCAAGAATTCTCTCACCAGGATGGGATGCTTTTTGACCTTGAGCATTACAACCCCATCAATAATCATATTCTGAGTAATATTTCGCTTATCTATGCGAGAGCGCAGTTTTGCTGCGACGGGTAAAAAGAACAGGTTGGCAAAGAGAGCGCCATAAAAGGTGGTAATCAGGGCAACACCCATAGATTGTCCCAATTTTGCTGCAGGATCGTCATTTCCACCACTTCCATCAGATGGAGCACCCATGGCAAAAAGCATGGCCACCAGACCTACCAGGGTTCCAACCATACCAAAGGCTGGTGAGAATACCCCCATGGTCTTAAACACATTGGCTTCAGCATCTTCACGAAGTTCCCGATTGACCACCCGTGTCTCCATGATATTGCGGATATCTTCTTCAGGGAGACCATCAACAATCATCTGTACACCGTCTTTCATAAACCAGTCTTTTATACCATCCGTGGCTTTTTCAAGATCAGCTGTACCTTTTCTGGCAACGGCAGCCAATTCAACTAATTCACGAAGTGTGTCACTATCATTGTGATTGTCACCTTTAAAAACGGCCCAGAGATTGGTATACAGCGAGAGTACTTCTTTAACAGGGAAGGCCATGGCTGTGGCGGCAATAGTACCACCCAATACAATCATGAGAGACTGGACGTCCACAAAGGTCATCACACCGTTTGGGAGAACTTGAGATACTTCAAATACGGCGTATCCAATCAAGCCTGAACCGAATAATAACCCAATAATGGTTGCAAAATCCATATGCTAATCCTTTTCCTGTTAATCCCTTGCGGAAACGGCTGAACGCAACCGATTCTCGTTTAAAGCACGCAGGATATTACGTACTTCGTCATATCCGGGGTCGATCTGAAGCGCAATGTTCCAATTGATGGTTGCTCTATCGATCTGATTTAGCTTGTAATAGATTGACCCCCGTCTGGCATAGGCTAAAGCCAGGTTTGGATTGTACTCCAAAGCTTCATTTATCTCAATCAGAGCATCATCATATTCCTCGTTATAGAAGAGACGCAACGAGCGAGAGAGGTGTTTCAAAGCCTGGTTGATCTGGGCATCGGAAACATGGCGTGCCAACTGGAGAGAGGCCACCGAATCTTCCAAGACCTGATTTCTTTGTTCTAGATGTTCTACCATACGGTTGAGTTGTTCAATTTCAGCGCTAGACATTCTCAGGGAGTCCCTAAGAACCAGCAATTGACGTTCCTGGGCCTTGTGCCAACTGGAGTCAATTACCGTCCGCATGGGCAAGCCGTCTTCAGTGACAACGCCTGAAACCTTGATACCACCACGTTGTTTACTGGCAGCCGATTTGACACGGGGTAGAAAATAATCAAGTCCGATTCCTATACCGGGTGGGTTCTCACGATCCTCACCCAGATAGGGTAAATTTTGCATGTTGGAGAAACCCAGATTGATATGGTATTCATGGGTCAATGGTATCTTCACACCAGCGTTGATACCCACACCATCAAATTCAATAATGAAATCTAGACCACCACGATCAGCCATAATATTGGTGTTCAATAATAGCCCCAGAAAGAAGCCAATACTGTTAGCTTTTGGGGTCTTAATGGTATCACCGGTAGCGCTAGTGGTCGTATCAATGTCAAATTTTCCAAAATTGGAGCCATAACGACCAGAGCCAATACCCAGATAAGTTTTGAGATTGTACTCGGAAAAACTGTTCTCACGACTGAGCAGCATATAGTAGGAGAGATTGCGAACACGTTCTTCAATACCAGAAGTGTCTGCTGAAGTATTGCTAACGCTAATATCATTTACGCCAATCCCAACAGCGGTTTCACCATACGTCAGTAGTCGGTTTTGGATATGCAGGGCGATATCATTTTCGTTGGCACTGGATCCAGACTGGATAGCAGAGAGCCCCAGACGGAAATCACGGGTAATATCAGTTTCCAGGAAGAACCCCTTGTTCCAGAACTCGGTTTCAAAGGCGCCGCGGGTCGACTGAGCAGCAACCCCAAGACGTAATAAATAGGACTCGTTATACAGGCTGGATGTTGGAATATGCATCATGGGTCCCGGCCGGGAGTAATTCAAGCTTGTCTGCGCATAAACAGCCATGCCCGAAGTAAGAATAACTAAAATCAATATATGCTTTAATGTTTTCATATGATGATCTCCAGGATCAGCCTCTCATCTCGTATCATTCCTGCACAAATCGTCTGGCCAGGGTCAAATATTCACTTCCTGGATGACGGGAAACCAGCTCTTGAAATGCCAGCTTGGCTTCCGGTAGACGATTCTTGTTTTTAAATGCCAGACCGATCATAACGAGAGCATCATCCAGCTTGTCAGAATTCTCGAAGCGTTGCACTTGTTCAAGCGCGCTAATCGCTTCATCATAAAGTCCTTTTTCAAAATAACAGCGACCAACCCAATACTGAGCATTGGCGCGCATGGTCACATCAACACCACTTCTAACGATGTTGTTAAAATCTTCAATGGCCTGGTAGTAAAGTTCCTGGTGGTACTTTGTGAGTCCACTTCTGTATGCGGCCTGTTCTTCACGCTCACTCATTCTTGGACCAGAATATGTCTGGATGGCAGGCGCAGTTGTTACATTGGCATGCTTCCAGGGCGTGTGCAATTCAGCAAAGACACTATCTGAGGATTGGCTTTCGCCAGGTGTAAAATCTGGGGTTTTTCGGGCATTTTCCTGTTGACCAACCAAGCTGGTGATTCGAGTGCTTAATAAGGCACGATCAGTTTCTCCAGCAGCTCTAATCTGAGCAATCTCAGTTTGCAAACTGTCAATTACCTGGGTCTGGTATCTCAAACGGACTTCAGTCTCAGCTAATTTATGCTGATATCGATTTAACTCTTCTTCCAGTTCCATCTGCTGCCCCAACAATTCAGGGGAATCAAGGGTATCGGGATTCAGGTCAGGATCAAGTTTGGTAGTATCTTCTATTCTTATGCCAATATCATAGAGTAGACTTCCAGGATTGGTTTGACCAAAAGCAGTCAATCCAAAGAGCAGGATAGTCAGGATGATATATGTTGGCTGCATTTTCATAGTTCTAGTTCTAGCGATTTCCCTTTAGGAAGTCTCGGGCCTGATTTGCCAGTTCACTATCAGGATATTCAGAGAGAAAATGCTCCATGCTTTCTCGGGCCTTCATATAACGACCGAGTTGCTGATAACTGATGGCGATTTTGAAAAGTGCGTGATCACTCTTATTGTTTTCCGCAAAAGTGAAGACTTTTTCAAACTCGGTAACTGCAGATTCATAATCTTCCAAAGAATAGTAACATTCACCGATCCAGTATTGGGCATTATCTGCATAAGCACCGGAAGGTTCTCTTTCGATCAGAATCCGGAACTCCTGAATGGCTTCCAGAAAATCTTTATTGAAATAATTATTGAGCGCATCATTGTACGCCATGCGATACTCTGTATTTAAAGTATAACCGCGAGCCTTGGAGGAAAGGATAACGGCTGAAACTGGTTTCTTCTCAACTGGAGCAGTCTCTGTCACCTGAAGTATGGTTTTTACTTTTACCGGTTCGGGCTTGGCCTCCACAGGCACCATCTTTTTGGCAATTGGTTCCATAACCACACCTGCATGGGTTTCCAGGGCGAGTTGCTCTATTTGAATTTCAAGAGAGTCATTTAAGAGCAATAAATTCTTCATGCCTTCTTTCAAGGAATCTATTTCCCGAATCAGCACATAAATATTGCCTCTAAGATTGATAATATCTGGATCACGGGGAGTTGCGACCACTTCAATAACGGGTTGTTCAGCTTTTTCTTCCAACTTGGTTTGATAGATGGCAATCTGTGTATCCATGGCAGCGATACTGGCTTTGAGGAGTTCCACCTCTTCCCGGGATTCCCGTAATTTGACAACCTCGGCTGAAAGTGCTTTCATCTGGGATTGCAATTTCATCTGCTCAATACTTGGAGCAGGTGTGGCAGGTTCTTTTGGCGTACAAGCCATGAGTCCCAGAAGGGTTACCAGAGAAAGCGTTACGATAAGTGAATGTTTAGATATCATGCTCTTCCCAATCGATGGAATAGCTATATCCTATAAAGGAGCCAAATGAATTGGGGACATAAAGTTCAAATTCACCACTGGCACCGGGAAATAGAGATGTGTCAGTATTGACACCGCTGGAGAATACATGATGAGAGCCTTTGACAAATGCTGTAAGTTCGCGTGTATCACCACTCCAGTTAATTCTGAACAGAAAATTTACTTTCACAAAGTCAGCTCGACGACCACCAATATTTTTTACCACTCCTGACAGGATGGTATTCCCGGAGCGGTCCTTGCGTTCTTTGATGCTGCCGGATAAAACGACGTTGCCTGTATATTTGCTATCCCGTGTTTCGCCCTTGACATCCTGGGTTCCGGCCATATTTGCACGATCACCATTGATGTTCATGGGAGCACCACCTCGAGCTGCATCTCCAGCCGTAACAGCAGGAGCATCATCGGAGGTAGGAATGTTATCTACAATACGTAGGACTTGATCCCGGGAGACGGATAGCACACCAATAAGCGTTTTGACCTGGATATTATCTTTGTCCTGATCGATGACATCTCCAAACAGCTTGGTGCCATTTTCTAAATGTACTTCTTTACTATATATACTTAAGGGGTTTGTCCAGACTTCACTCTGAGTTTGAAGTTCGGTCAATTTCTTTTTGACATATTTTAATTCAGCAGCGAGACGTTTGACTTCATAGTTGATTTCGCTGGTGACAAAATCAGCGGATTCGCCAGCTTCTGGTTTCTTATTTCTAAGTTGATCAAGATTATAGATCAGGTTATCAGCTTGTTCACCACTCTGCCAGGCAGATTCATCAGTCCCCTGAGCATCGACACCTGCAGATTCAGCACGGGTTGTTGAATCACGTCGTGCTGACGATTTGTCCCATGACTCTTCTTCCGGTTTGGATTTTCCACCGAACATTGAGCACTGTACAAATGTCAGGGTTAGAGCCAATAACAGTACTTGTAAGCTGTATCGCTTCATACGCAGCCTCTTCCGACTTAACATCGCTTCCAATTTTATGCGGAGTGTAACCTGTCCTGCACCGCATTCGTAAAGAATTTAGCGAGCTAATAAAATCTTGTCAAGAAAATACAACTGTTTTTTAGGCACTTATAGCGACTACTTAAGAAAATGCTTTAAGTGATACTACATATTGTGGTTTTAAATGAGGGGGTTTCCGTATCTTGTGGAATAAAAGGGGCTAAAAGAGAGGTTTTGGACAAAAAAATCAAGGGTTTAAGTGATAATTCTCATTTTTTAGTAAAATTTTTACCAGAGCGAGGGCAGGCGACGAATCCCTCAAAATCATCTGGATGTGAAATAACAGCTCCACCAGAAGAACTTCAGTGACTGAAGAAAGCAGTTACCTTGGGAATCAGGTTGTGGTGCGATCCAGATGATCAGGATCATGTCCTTTGATTATACCTCGCATCAGACGACCCAAGATATCAGCCCCGGTAATGATTTGTTTTTGCTTACCCCACACGACTATCACATCATTGGCAATCACATCATCCTCATGATCTGCTGTTACAGTTTCAAATCTTTTGATAACCTCACCCAGGGGGCTGCTGGAATTGGAGACCACAATTGGACGGTGGGTATAATCATCTGGATTGAAAGTTTCCGGATCAAAGAGGGCGGCTCGGATAAACCCATCGGCATCAACCACAAAGCGTGGCTTTTGAAGCTCATCTATAATGACGACCCATTTCCGTTTGGATTTGTTCAACTTGAGTAGAAAAGGATCATCCACAGATTTTTTAATGGGGGGATATTCGGGTTGGCCGGATTTGACAGGCAGGGTGATAATGCTTTCCGGATGCAGGGGTTCCCCTTCTTCTCCAATCAACAGATCATCTATGGACAAAAAATTGATGGCACCGATTCCTTCAACCTGATCAATGTCATGGCTTTCTTCAACATGCCTGCGAATGAGTTGCTTCAGACTTTTCTCCTTGAAATACTGAATGCTCTCAGCACCCAGCCATACATCAAGGAGTTTGGCAGATGGTTTGGCCACAATATAAAGGATGAACTGATAGATCTTTAAAACAGGGGTAAGAATGGCAGCCATTTTCAGTGCATGTCGAGAAAAATATGCCTGAGGGATAATTTCACCAAAAAAGGTAATTAATACTGTGGAGAAGAGGAAGGCTGCCATGCCAGCCATCACTGAATTGGATAGCAGGGTTAATAGTACATTGATGCCAACATTTCCCCAAAGAATGGTACTGAGTAGAAAATTTGAATCTTCCCTCATTTTTAACACTTTTTGAGCCTCACGGCTACCATGGCCTGCTTCAATCTCCAGTCGGAGCCGTGGGACACTGAAAAAAGCAAGGTTCAAACCCGAGAACATTGCTGACTGCGATAAACAAAAAATGATCCCCAGCCAATTAAGCCATTCCATAATCACCTCGTTTTTGTTTTGAAATATGGATCACTATTCTACTCCCTTTCTTTGCGTATGATGCACCCTCTTAGCGATTAGGCTGGGTCCGTTACATCTTTCTTTAAATCAACAGTCAGGTGCTGGGGTGCGATTTGAAACGTCTCAAAGGGCATTTCTATCTGAGCATTTGTAAGCTCCTTAAAGACGAGTTCACGTAAATTCAGGCGCTGCTGGGCATTGTCCCGTTCGTCATCCAGCCAAACCCGCAATTCCAGAGCATTATTGTAATCGTTTAAGGATGTAACCACCACTTGTGGCGGTGGGGAGTTTAAAAACTGTGGTTGGCTTGCAATCATGGACAGTAAGATTTCCCGCACCTCATCAATATCTTCATTCAGTCCAACGGTAAAGCCAATATCCAGCCTGAGGTGGGGAAAGTTTGTGTAGGAGATCACCGTCTTTGTCATGATTTCGGTATTGGGAACCGCTAACATTTTGCCATCGTTGGTGATGATTCGTGTAGAACGCAGTGAAATTCGCTGGACACGGCCATAGCGACCTTCGATCTCAACCAGGTCATCAATAGTGAAAGGACGGTCAAGAAAAATCAGAATACCTGAGATGATATTCGATAGCATATCCCGGGCAGCAAATCCAATTGTCAGTCCGAACACGCCTAATGATGCAAGCAAAGCCGTTGTTCTAACCCCGGCTGTTCCAAGGGCCACCAGCACGGCAACGGTCAGAATACAGGCCTTCAAAACGGTTTCAACAAAAGCAGCACTGGTTTTATCCAGACGGGTATTCCATCGCGGAAGCACCCAGCTTCTTATAATGCGCCAGAAAATCCAGAACAGGAGTAGCACCACCCCGCCAACCACAATGTTCATCAAATATTTACCCAAAAGGGGGCCAAGTCGATCTGGATCGAAATAATCAGTAAGTTGTGTTAAAAGGCTCTGTATTAATCGTACCACGCTATTTATTCCTCATGTTAGGGGTTTTAATCAGGGGTCCATTCACAGCCGTCGAGATGTCGATCTGAGCCAGGGCCAGGGCAGGAGCAGTTTCCAGCAGTGGGGGTATCGCCTCAAGCGCCTTTCGATAGGGTGTCCAGGAAGCGCTCTTGAGAGTGTCCTCAAAAAACAGCCATTTGAAGGCATCATGCTCATGATTGAGTTCAGGATCTTTAAACTCGACCTCAGCAATAAATGCCGGGACATGAATGATCTCATCTGTAGCGTGTAGATAGTAAGATGAGACATGATCCAGGGCATAGAATTGCTGGGGAGTAAACCCGGTCTCTTCTTCAAGTTCACGTAAACCTGCTTTCCAGGCTGCTTCACCAGATTTGATTTTTCCGGCAACAGGTTGCCAAATTCCAGGATAACTATTGTCAGGAGCACGCCTCAGCAACAGGAAACACAAGCCATTATCGCTACGGGTGAAGGGGAATACATCGATATATTTTATCATTGTGGATGAGACCCTTGCTATTTCAAAGCGGGGATTCGATTCCCAGCCTTTCGCACTGAATCATTCTGCTTCTGCAGTATAATCACAGAATCACCAATGATCTCCAAAGAAGCACCCCAATGAGTGGCCAGCCATGTCATGGTATCTGGGGAGAAGAAAATAACATGGGTTTCATCTTTGATATAATGCCAGGTTGCAAAATCAAGATCTGGTAAACGCAGGCTGGTCATGATCCCGAGATATCCCTGGGGTTGGAGGCAGGACCAGAGACGGTCAAGTTCTACAAGGGGCTTATGGAGATGCTCAACAACCTCAGTCGCGGTGATAAAGGCATACTTCTCATTGAAGACCTCCTGTTCAGGAGTATAAAAGCTATCATAGTGGGACATGGTATGTCCCTGTTCTTCGAACATACGCTTTAACAAAGGACCTGGACCAGAACCAAAATCAAGACCCGCGGAGTTCACAGCAATTCGATTGAACATGGGCTCACTCATCTTGGTGAGAAATTTACGGTAACGTAGGTCTTCGAAATCATTCTGGTGAAACTCATAACGCTTAAATTCCTCATCCCGACTCAGGTGGGAGTCTGGATGTGCAAATACCAACTCACAGACCGGACAGTGCAGATATTCGCGCTTGGAATCTCGGTGAAAATGCCCTGGTGTAGAGTGGAAGCAAAGGGGGCAGGGTTGGGGAGTATTTACAGTCATCAATAAAAAATCAGGCCAGGATTCGAATCCTGGCCTGTTCATTATAAAACATTATGGGTTGCGGAAATTAGAATGGCAAAGGCTCGTCGTCTTCACCACCAAAGGGGTTGCCACTGGGAGCTGAACCACCTGAAGGTGCTCCACCGCTATAGCCGCCACTATTTTCCTGGCTGCGTCCACCACCTTGTGAGCCAGCACCACTGCCACCTCCAAGAGGAGTTACGGTCAGGGCCACTATTTCCGTTGTATACTTTTTAACGCCATCTCGATCTTCCCAGGAGCGTGTCTGAAGACGACCCTCAACATAAATCAGGGAACCTTTGTCAAGATAGTTTGCCACAAACTCTGCAGTTTTGCCAAAAACGACAATGCGATGCCATTCAGTTGAATCAATATTGTTGCCACTGGCATCTTTGCGTGTCTCATTGGTGGCCAGGGTAATATTTGTGACGGCAGTCTGTGCAGGAGTATATTTCAACTCAGGTTTTTGACCCATTCTCCCCACGATGATTGCTTTATTAACACTATTCTTTTGCATGCTTCCTCCACTTGACCCCGGAGGGTCGTTCAAATATCTCGATTAATCTAATTAATTATTGATGTTTCGCTGATCCATTTTTCAATATCGGCAATAATCCAGGCTTCAATTTTGTAGCCCCTATGTTTTAAGGCTATCGCTTCCCAAATACCACCTGTAACCGCGGCACAGGGCTCATCAAAATTTTTAAGGTCTTCATCCTCGCCCAATACAGCTACAATTCCATCGTCCCCCTCATAAACCGAAGACATATCTGGAAACCGGGGACCTTTGGTCAGATCAACTGGACCAATCAAGGGATTTTGCGTCGACAGATTTATATGATCCTTCACCGGCTGGTTTGAGATCATATAGTGCACTCCCTTAAAAAGGAGAGTGACATATCGAAGATCTTGGTCATCCAGCTCAGCAACCCGCTCCCGGCCAATAGCGATGTCCTTTGAATACGAGACAATTGTTCCCCGGGGAAAGGCTTGCTCAAGCCTGCCATGAAATTCTGGTGCACAAAGAATAATGCTGTTTTGGTTCATTCCCGAGTTGAGTCCTCAGAATCCATCACATTGATTTCAGGCTCGTCATGATCCTGTGGCAAATCATCTATGATGAGATCGTTTTTGGAAAAATCCACTATACGCTCGTCACCTGAACTACTATCTCCCTCAAAAGACTCCGGGTCATCCTGGCTGGAGAATTCTTCTTCAAGGACTTCCAGATTAGTCCTGAGACTACTCTTTAACTTGATAAGAATCGAGTCCCGCTGAGCCATCAGCCTGCGAATTTCATTCTGAATTTGAGTAATATCCTGGTTGGCAGCAAAAAGTAAAGCCTCTTTTTCCGTATTGGCTTTTCGGATGATGATATCGGCTTCGTTTTGGGCGTTTTTCAAGGTCTCCTGGGCGGTCTTCTGTGCCAGGAGCAAAGTCTCCTTCAACCTGTCCTCGACATTCCTATAGGTGGTCAACGCAAGGCGGGCCTCTTTATTTTCTAAATGGATTTCATTGGATTCACGAATAAGGGTTTCGAGCTCATCGGCAATATTTTCAAGGAAATCGTTGACCTGATCCTTACTGTAGCCCAGAGGAGACTGTTTAAATTCCTGGTCTTTTATATCCTGTGGGGTTAAACGTCCCATAATTGCCTCCTCATTTAATATTCCCTGTCTCCAAATAGTGCGGTTCCCACACGAATATGGGTTGCACCCTCTTCAATAGCGATTTTAAAATCGCTGGACATGCCCATGGATAAAATAGCCGTCTTGCCACTGGTTCCGACCTGTCTTGCCACCTGTTCATGAATAAGTGTCATCTCTCTAAAAGCCTGTCTGATACGTCCAATATCCGTAGTGAGTGGACCAATGGTCATCAAGCCTTGAAATTCAAGATGAGGCTTCTCAGCACAATACGCGGCCAGCTCCATGGCTTGAACAGGCTCAACCCCCTCTTTATTGGATTCGCCAGAGATATTGATCTCCACAAGAACAGGTATTGTCAGTTCTTGAGCACCAAAGCGTTGATCAATAGCATCCGCAATACGTGTGGAATCAATCGTGTGGATGATATCAACCCTGCCAGGCAGGTACTTTACCTTATTGCTCTGGAGATGCCCGATAAAGTGTCTGACGATGTCTGGGGGATTAAACCCGGGAAATTTATCACGAACTTCCTGGGCTCTATTCTCCCCAAAATCACGCAACCCGGCCTTGTAGGCTTGTTGCATGTCTTCCACGGGCTTCCGCTTGCTGACACCAATCAGGGTGATGTCCTCACTGGCCCGACCAACCCCATGAGCAGCTTCTGCTACTTCATCTTGGATCTGGCTCAGCCGTTCAGCAAAGGTTGAAGGTCCCACGGAACAACTCCCTTATTCGGCTGGCGGTGCTTCTCCCTCACCGTCAAAGATATCTTTTTGCTCAACTTCAGGGGTTTCTCCCTCAACAGAATCAATTTCTGCAGGGTCTTTCTCTTCCTGAACCCGAGTCACTGCAGCAATGGAGTCACCGTCGTCCAGGCGAATCAATTTGACTCCCTGTGTATTCCGACCAATACTGCGAATGGAGGAAACCGGCTGGCGAATGAGCACGCCACGACTGGTAATAATCATGAGGTCATCATTGTCCACAACTTCCAGGAGAGAAACCATACTACCAACCTTGGGTGTGGTCTTGATGGTGATGATACCTTTTCCTGCGCGATTCTGGACACGATAGTTGATCACTTCGGTGCGTTTGCCAAAACCATGCTCAGAAACGGCCAGGACGGTTCCTTCGCGACGGACGACAATCATGCCCACGACGCTATCATTATCGCCTTTGAGTTCAATACCCTTAACTCCCATGGTTTTACGACCGGTGGGACGAATATTGGTCTCGCTAAAGCGAATCGACATGCCATTTCTGGTTCCCAGAATAATGTCATTTTCACCAGAGGTGATCTGTGCATCAATGAGGTGATCATCTTCACGAATGTCTATGGCAAAGATACCACCCTTCATTGGACGGCTATATGCTGTTAAGGCGGTTTTCTTTACCAGACCCTTGGATGTTGCCATGGTGATAAATAGATCTTCTGAGTATTCTCTTACGGCAATATAGGCCTGGACATTTTCGCCCTGATCCACACGCAGCAGGTTGATCAACGCACGTCCGCGGGTTGCTTTGCCAGCCTGTGGAATTTCGTGGACGCGTAACCAATGACATTTTCCACGATCTGTAAAGAACAGGATGTAGTCATGGGTAGAGGCCGTAAAGAGATGCTCGATAAAATCTTCATCTCTGGCCTTAGCCCCCGCTGAACCTCGACCACCACGGTTTTGACGACGATAACCACTCACGGGATAACGTTTGATAAAACCGTTATGAGTAATGGTGATCACCATCTCTTCTTCAGCAATCATATCTTCAATAGTGAAATCCTTGGCGTCAAAAACGATTTCTGTTCGTCGTGGATCACCATAACGCTCCTGAACATCACGAAGTTCCGTTTTAATGATTTCCATCCGGAGACCTACATTGTTGAGGATCTCGTTCAAGCGGGCAATCAACTTGAGTACTTCTGTATACTCATCAATAATTTTCTGGCGTTCCAGACCGGTGAGTTTCTGCAAACGCATGTCCAGAATGGCTTGAGCTTGAATCTCTGACAAACCAAATTTTGAGACGAGGGCCACTTTGGCTTCGGGTGGGTTTTTTGAACCTCGAATGGTCTTGATGATGGCATCAAGGTTATCCAGCGCGATTTTTAAACCTTCTAAGATGTGAGCTCTGGCTTCGGCTTCTCTGAGTTCAAACTGAGTACGCTTTACAATGACTTCGTGGCGAAATTTGACAAACTCAGCGATTACCTCTTTCAAGGTTAGCACCCGGGGTAAACCATTCACCAGTGCCAGCATGATGACACCAAAGGTCTCCTGCATTTGAGTATGCTTGTAAAGCAGATTCAGGACAACTTCTGGAACCACATCGCGTTTTAGCTCGATCACAAGCCGGATACCGTCTTTATCTGATTCATCACGGATATCTGAGATACCCTCAACCTTTTTGGTTCGAACCAGCATGACAATTTTTTCAATAAGCGAAGACTTGTTGACCTGATAAGGGATTTCAGCAATGACCAGGCTATAGCGCCCATTCTTATGCTCTTCGATATTAGCGCGGGCACGGACGGTAATCTTTCCGCGACCTGTTTCGTATGCTTCACGAATACCTGAAGCACCATAAATAATTGCGGCTGTTGGGAAATCAGGACCCTTGATATGTTCCATAAGTTCTTGAACAGTGATTTCGGGATTGTCGATTTGAGCGACGATGGCATCCACCACCTCATTCATATTATGAGGGGGGATATTGGTGGCCATACCGACAGCAATACCACTTGAACCATTCAAAAGCAGGTTGGGAATGACTGCAGCCAGTACGGTGGGCTCTTTAAGGCTTTCATCAAAGTTGGGAATAAATTTTACGGTCTCTTTTTCAAGATCCTTCATCATCTCACTGGAAATCCGCTTCATACGAGCTTCTGTATAACGCATGGCCGCAGCACTATCACCGTCAATTGATCCGAAGTTACCTTGACCATCTACCAGGGGATAACGCAGGGAAAATTCCTGGGTCATGCGTACCATGGAATCGTATACAGCAGAATCACCGTGGGGGTGATACTTACCCATGACGTCTCCAACAATACGAGCACTTTTACGATACGCTCGATTATATCCAACCCCCAACTCCATCATTCCGTAAAGGATACGACGGTGAA
This window harbors:
- a CDS encoding class I SAM-dependent methyltransferase is translated as MTVNTPQPCPLCFHSTPGHFHRDSKREYLHCPVCELVFAHPDSHLSRDEEFKRYEFHQNDFEDLRYRKFLTKMSEPMFNRIAVNSAGLDFGSGPGPLLKRMFEEQGHTMSHYDSFYTPEQEVFNEKYAFITATEVVEHLHKPLVELDRLWSCLQPQGYLGIMTSLRLPDLDFATWHYIKDETHVIFFSPDTMTWLATHWGASLEIIGDSVIILQKQNDSVRKAGNRIPALK
- a CDS encoding DivIVA domain-containing protein encodes the protein MGRLTPQDIKDQEFKQSPLGYSKDQVNDFLENIADELETLIRESNEIHLENKEARLALTTYRNVEDRLKETLLLAQKTAQETLKNAQNEADIIIRKANTEKEALLFAANQDITQIQNEIRRLMAQRDSILIKLKSSLRTNLEVLEEEFSSQDDPESFEGDSSSGDERIVDFSKNDLIIDDLPQDHDEPEINVMDSEDSTRE
- the gyrA gene encoding DNA gyrase subunit A, producing the protein MQRQNILNTSIEEEMKKSYMDYSMSVIVSRALPDVRDGLKPVHRRILYGMMELGVGYNRAYRKSARIVGDVMGKYHPHGDSAVYDSMVRMTQEFSLRYPLVDGQGNFGSIDGDSAAAMRYTEARMKRISSEMMKDLEKETVKFIPNFDESLKEPTVLAAVIPNLLLNGSSGIAVGMATNIPPHNMNEVVDAIVAQIDNPEITVQELMEHIKGPDFPTAAIIYGASGIREAYETGRGKITVRARANIEEHKNGRYSLVIAEIPYQVNKSSLIEKIVMLVRTKKVEGISDIRDESDKDGIRLVIELKRDVVPEVVLNLLYKHTQMQETFGVIMLALVNGLPRVLTLKEVIAEFVKFRHEVIVKRTQFELREAEARAHILEGLKIALDNLDAIIKTIRGSKNPPEAKVALVSKFGLSEIQAQAILDMRLQKLTGLERQKIIDEYTEVLKLIARLNEILNNVGLRMEIIKTELRDVQERYGDPRRTEIVFDAKDFTIEDMIAEEEMVITITHNGFIKRYPVSGYRRQNRGGRGSAGAKARDEDFIEHLFTASTHDYILFFTDRGKCHWLRVHEIPQAGKATRGRALINLLRVDQGENVQAYIAVREYSEDLFITMATSKGLVKKTALTAYSRPMKGGIFAIDIREDDHLIDAQITSGENDIILGTRNGMSIRFSETNIRPTGRKTMGVKGIELKGDNDSVVGMIVVRREGTVLAVSEHGFGKRTEVINYRVQNRAGKGIITIKTTPKVGSMVSLLEVVDNDDLMIITSRGVLIRQPVSSIRSIGRNTQGVKLIRLDDGDSIAAVTRVQEEKDPAEIDSVEGETPEVEQKDIFDGEGEAPPAE
- a CDS encoding YggS family pyridoxal phosphate-dependent enzyme, translated to MGPSTFAERLSQIQDEVAEAAHGVGRASEDITLIGVSKRKPVEDMQQAYKAGLRDFGENRAQEVRDKFPGFNPPDIVRHFIGHLQSNKVKYLPGRVDIIHTIDSTRIADAIDQRFGAQELTIPVLVEINISGESNKEGVEPVQAMELAAYCAEKPHLEFQGLMTIGPLTTDIGRIRQAFREMTLIHEQVARQVGTSGKTAILSMGMSSDFKIAIEEGATHIRVGTALFGDREY
- a CDS encoding single-stranded DNA-binding protein — encoded protein: MQKNSVNKAIIVGRMGQKPELKYTPAQTAVTNITLATNETRKDASGNNIDSTEWHRIVVFGKTAEFVANYLDKGSLIYVEGRLQTRSWEDRDGVKKYTTEIVALTVTPLGGGSGAGSQGGGRSQENSGGYSGGAPSGGSAPSGNPFGGEDDEPLPF